The Pyricularia oryzae 70-15 chromosome 5, whole genome shotgun sequence genome includes a region encoding these proteins:
- a CDS encoding cytochrome P450 produces MAGENLPLEILDRISVGRVLAGIFLFVVTSFIVDILQQPSYPKSLPRVGYGSGPISTVRNWLGYVFKFPQWVDSGYQKYSKEGKAFVVPSAASRPQEIVVPRTQTAWMLDLPERQLSSAHAQSDVLYSEYQFLGSEFATDSFHINIIHRNLTRHLSTLIPSLQDEVQVAVDETFGTDTENWKEFNLWESWVKLVPSVINRVLVGPELCRNKELLNSMVHFADTVVMNSFILSLFPKTLQPIIGRALAVQNWRLYKKAHKILEPVINERLEMMARKDAGNHAKMADWEPSEDFITWAIRMARNEGRSGELNSVNITKRLLPIEFAAIHTTVITGHFLLLDLLTSDPKKGFMESIRQEASSMLQRSGGRWTKDGLWNLYRTDSAIRESQRLSIFATSLTKRKVVAPEGITNPVEGWHVPQGGYLMLNLDGPQHDEDLYENPKEYDAFRFSRPREEYEARPADKKDLEEYMQLKKLGMVTTGDAHLAFGHGRHACPGRFFVAHMLKMTVAHLLCNYELEPLPEKPKAAWMGQLIIPPVDVKIRLRRRKQTA; encoded by the exons ATGGCGGGGGAAAACTTACCGCTCGAGATACTTGATCGTATCTCGGTTGGTCGCGTGCTCGCCGgcatttttcttttcgtcgTAACCTCTTTCATTGTCGATATTCTTCAACAACCGAGCTATCCGAAATCTTTGCCGCGTGTTGGATACGGCTCCGGACCCATCTCGACAGTCAGGAATTGGCTTGGCTACGTCTTTAAGTTTCCCCAATGGGTTGATTCTGGCTATCAAAAG TACTCCAAAGAGGGCAAGGCATTCGTAGTACCCTCGGCCGCATCGAGACCCCAGGAGATTGTTGTTCCCCGCACGCAGACAGCATGGATGCTCGACCTTCCCGAGCGACAGTTGTCGTCTGCGCACGCGCAAAGCGATGTTCTGTACAGCGAGTACCAGTTCCTCGGCTCCGAGTTTGCGACCGATTCGTTCCACATCAACATCATACATCGCAATCTTACCCGCCACCTATCGACCCTGATACCCTCGCTTCAAGATGAGGTCCAGGTCGCCGTCGACGAGACTTTTGGCACGGACACGGAGAACTGGAAGGAGTTCAACCTGTGGGAGTCGTGGGTCAAGCTCGTGCCGTCCGTCATCAACCGCGTCCTGGTCGGGCCCGAACTCTGTCGCAACAAGGAGCTGCTCAACAGCATGGTGCACTTTGCCGACACCGTGGTGATGAACAGCTTCATCCTGAGCCTGTTCCCCAAGACCCTGCAGCCCATCATCGGGCGCGCCCTCGCCGTTCAGAACTGGCGCCTCTACAAGAAAGCGCACAAGATTCTCGAACCGGTGATCAACGAGCGGTTGGAGATGATGGCGCGCAAGGACGCCGGCAACCACGCCAAGATGGCGGACTGGGAGCCTTCGGAGGACTTCATCACCTGGGCCATCCGCATGGCGCGCAACGAAGGGCGTTCCGGGGAGCTCAACTCTGTCAACATCACCAAGCGCCTGCTGCCCATCGAGTTTGCGGCGATCCACACGACCGTCATAACGGGCCACTTTCTGCTCCTCGACCTACTGACGTCCGACCCGAAAAAGGGCTTCATGGAGTCGATCCGCCAGGAAGCGTCGAGCATGCTGCAGCGCTCTGGCGGGCGGTGGACCAAGGACGGCCTGTGGAACCTCTATCGGACCGACAGCGCCATCCGCGAGAGCCAGCGTCTGAGCATCTTTGCGACGTCCCTCACCAAGCGCAAGGTTGTCGCGCCCGAGGGAATCACCAACCCGGTCGAGGGCTGGCACGTGCCGCAGGGCGGGTACCTGATGCTCAACCTCGACGGTCCCCAGCACGACGAGGACCTCTACGAGAACCCCAAGGAGTACGACGCCTTCCGCTTCTCGCGGCCGCGCGAGGAGTACGAGGCCAGGCCGGCGGACAAGAAGGATCTAGAGGAGTACATGCAGCTCAAGAAGCTTGGCATGGTAACCACCGGCGATGCCCACCTGGCGTTTGGGCACGGCAGGCATGCGTG CCCCGGGCGATTCTTTGTCGCGCACATGCTCAAAATGACTGTGGCCCACCTGCTGTGTAACTACGAGCTGGAGCCACTGCCAGAGAAGCCAAAGGCCGCTTGGATGGGTCAGCTCATCATTCCTCCCGTTGACGTCAAGATCCGACTTCGCAGGCGAAAGCAGACTGCATGA
- a CDS encoding galactan 1,3-beta-galactosidase codes for MAGMKFLSLLLASAGLAQGKYIVPGARWRDTKGELVNAHAGGVTIDHETGKFWWFGEYKIEGQEEGGGVSVYSSDDLATWEPHGLALAPIDDHPYISPEHIIQRPKVVYSNATGNYHMWWHADNSTYGWLLQGFATSPNISGPYTFVDAVAPLGNWSQDFGIFTDYKDGRSYSLYSNGDRREARDNYITRFNEEITDLEEVVYRFHKYDLEAPNIVQTDKSYYILMSHKTGYRPNDVVAMRADSLSGPWSQPFTIAPRGTRTYSSQSGNNLRIVGTEQTTYLYLGDQWDLNSLWESRYIWLPLEIDDDKKTLAAVWHDVYDLDVKTGCWRPIEGKTYYSSNATVAGNAFRQEANFASSGAIVTGIYGNDSSVTFSGIQGTGKPQWVSFIYQNTDDMDFGNQPGGTPDRIGGSWQLRRISSVVVNGDEDHVESLYQRDTMKGILGSAPLLLTLEEGANNTITIGGLSNGFDFRGADIDRIIVYPPEN; via the exons ATGGCCGGTATGAAATTCCTCTCCCTGCTGCTTGCCTCTGCTGGGCTGGCACAGGGCAAATACATTGTGCCAGGGGCCCGT TGGCGCGATACCAAAGGCGAACTGGTCAACGCCCACGCCGGCGGCGTCACCATTGACCATGAGACGGGCAAGTTCTGGTGGTTCGGCGAGTACAAGATTGAGGGCCAGGAGGAAGGCGGCGGCGTGTCCGTGTACAGCTCCGACGACCTTGCGACCTGGGAACCTCacggcctggccctggccCCGATCGACGACCACCCGTACATATCGCCCGAGCACATCATCCAGCGACCCAAAGTCGTCTACTCCAACGCGACGGGCAACTACCACATGTGGTGGCACGCCGACAACTCGACCTACGGCTGGCTGCTGCAGGGCTTCGCGACGTCGCCAAACATCTCGGGCCCGTACACCTTTGTCGACGCCGTCGCGCCGCTCGGCAACTGGAGCCAGGACTTTGGCATCTTTACCGACTACAAGGACGGCAGGTCGTACTCGCTCTACTCCAACGGCGACCGCAGGGAGGCCAGAGATAACTACATCACCAGGTTCAACGAGGAGATCACGGACCTGGAGGAGGTCGTGTACCGCTTTCACAAGTACGACCTCGAGGCTCCCAACATTGTGCAGACCGACAAGTCGTACTATATCCTCATGAGCCACAAAACGGGATACCGTCCCAATGACGTT GTCGCGATGCGTGCCGATAGTCTTTCTGGACCTTGGTCGCAGCCCTTCACGATTGCACCGAGAGGGACGAGGACCTATAGTTCACAGTCTGGCAACAACCTCCGCATCGTCGGAACAGAGCAGACCACATACCTATA TCTTGGCGACCAATGGGACCTCAACTCCCTCTGGGAAAGCCGGTACATCTGGCTCCCGCTCGAGATCGACGACGACAAAAAGACGCTAGCCGCAGTCTGGCACGACGTGTACGACCTCGACGTCAAGACCGGCTGCTGGCGCCCGATCGAGGGCAAGACGTACTACAGCAGCAACGCGACGGTGGCGGGGAATGCATTCCGCCAAGAAGCCAACTTTGCGTCCAGCGGCGCCATCGTGACCGGCATCTACGGCAACGACAGCTCCGTGACGTTTTCCGGGATCCAAGGCACCGGGAAGCCACAGTGGGTGTCGTTCATCTACCAAAACACGGACGACATGGACTTTGGCAACCAGCCCGGCGGCACGCCCGACCGCATCGGTGGGTCGTGGCAGCTGAGGAGGATCAGCAGCGTCGTCGTCAACGGGGACGAGGACCATGTCGAGTCGCTCTACCAGAGAGACACCATGAAGGGCATCCTGGGGAGCGCGCCGCTGTTGCTGACGCTGGAGGAGGGCGCAAACAACACCATCACCATTGGAGGGCTGAGCAATGGGTTCGACTTTAGGGGCGCTGATATTGACAGGATTATCGTCTACCCGCCGGAGAATTAG